Within Oncorhynchus nerka isolate Pitt River unplaced genomic scaffold, Oner_Uvic_2.0 unplaced_scaffold_2348, whole genome shotgun sequence, the genomic segment agccgcctgtagtccgcacagaacctcagcttgccccttCTTcgggaaccatgacgactggcgccgcccaggggctgtctgaggctcaatgaagtctgcccgctgcatctccaacacagccttgtctgccgcctctcctggcgtgccagcgggatacggcggggacgcatcttgatgggtcgagcatcacctgtgtcgatctcatgctgcaccagaagagtctgacccacctcttcctcactcaacgcagctgtctctgaattcaaacagcaacaagccacaaccgttcctgctgctcagggtcaagactaacacagttcctccccatatctccctcactgcagacagtgtcctctcctctcccatctggggtagctgggctggggggtgcggcccgggctcacagagggctgtgtcatggaggtagctggggaaataacacaccgccgtaggtgacagggggactggggaaaagtcacacacagctgtggggggaggggcgcagccatgagtctctgctgctttaactgttggagtaaagggtttgttgggttgagtgaatgtgacattagggggccatggtgacttccgtccctccctggaagctcagtgtgccctatttaggtctaactggcagcctgtgctcctaagaaagtccaaccccaggatacaagggtcctgcacagccgccacccacacaggatgacgacagtcctgccccctactgtcagagtcattattcccttccctttcatgggtgccagctcccctgtgactgtgcggagctgcacagttgtaggctcacactgagtccaatcctggcacaatatctggcctcaccagggttactgtggacccagtgtgtccaccagggcggagcagggcaccctccacagtgacagggacatgacaaagtccccaacacaggtccggcccaccacaacaacaggctccctccgcttaccctcgtctgcttctgggggaagtggagccttgcttcccgtctgtgccgggtgggctcctcctgaagatgatggtggctgggatagaaagccaggggtccgcaccactcggtctatgcggaccccgagccgtttccctgagctctgggacaTGGGGCAacctcggcgcagatggcctggctggccacaaccccagcagaccctgggaccagggcttgtgtttcccGTGCCGCCTAgcagcgacacagcccgaatgagttctgtcatttcggccacccaagcaggcttttccggctccgggctgctctgcccccagctcgcacagagggtgtgtctcctgcacccccaccaaagccccagctgaagccccagcccacaccagctccctctccaaagccatctccaaggctgtctgcaatgactcaggatgagccagctgggtctgtatgcgcagctccgtaggggagagcgcctgtatgaactggtcccgtgctagctcgctctgcacggaggggggcacatgcccgccgagagaggctctcaatgtcattagctagcacccgtagaggctctccaggctgcctgcgtctattcctcagttcggagcgcagtagcccgggctgtacacactgtccatagcgcctcctcagtgctcccactagagcaccataatcatgcctgtcctcaggGCTAATCAATATCCAAACAGGACaggagcttcatccgtgaggcataaagccaactgcagtgccctttcttcatccgaccaccccctaaaatgagctaacagttcaaactgagcatgaaaagcttcccaatccgccttaccggaatacttcggggtcttaacagatacggacgcagcagGGAACTGGGcaccgccatgtttgtttacatcctgagcccagATTCCTCGTCAGGCTGGGCTGACAAGGCTTACGCCCTTCGCTTCACCAGaaccgcgcgaaatacactcgacgaacacactcatgcccgcttcagccaccatcactcaacgtcctccctcaagcggcctctgcgctccgacgcctggcgatctcctcagacagaactcccgacgtccattcacacgcacctcctggccataatcgtcccctacctccaccttcactttcggattcctcgaagcattttcaatccccgttctcacctacggtagctagccacataagtcagctagctagctggctaacttgtatcaacgtttttacttctgacaccaatgtaatgacctgactagatcataaatgaacaattgtccagacagaggcctgagcttaattgacggtttattgaaccaactttacacaggctactgtttgggccgtagcacacgccaaatagataacccacaatccaaccgtgacctttctcttgtgaagcccagatgtaagagagagagaacaaaggctgaacctggtcttaacttccaatgcccaacccccctccacgccactccgccaaccaccaggatgcccggcatcagaacattccaggcattcccgtgattggcagatagcaggttgattgacatgtcggacccgcgaacaccgggtactggtcagtacaacacaaccacctcctagcctagcacgcaacacacagctgtctgtgctgGTCGCTTCTAATACTTATGTATTGATTAGTACCGTTTTTTTCTTCTTATGTTTGGGTTCCCTGTGTTGCCAATCTGAAATGTGAGAGATATGGTAGCCTAATCTTTGGCATGTTTTAATCATTTACACTATTTATCGTCCAGGGGTGTAACGCTTTGTTTCGGGGCCGCAGATGGAGCCGGTCGCTGTAGCGGTCtcttcccgttctctctctctccacagcggTTCTCTCACTAGCCTGCCGAGGCAGCCGAATGACACAGACACCAGATAAACGGAATATATTTTAAACGTTATCCGGGTGAGCGAGTTATAAAGCATATGGTATGAAACACCAAGAAGCGGGGGGtgtaattgtattatttttatttaacattttgaTAGTTTAATTCGTTGATCCGTTAGCATAGAAGCTAACGTGGCTAACGTTCGCTCCAGTCAAGCTAGCCTGGGGGTGTCATGGCAACAGGCACAACAGTGGCTGTTCACAGAGTGGAAACAGGAACATCACTTCCTGTTTTTAGGAAAGGTTGAGCAATTATATGATGAAAATGTATCTATGAGATAAGATGAGGATGTATACCTTTTTACAAAAGTTTTAGTATGTTGGCTATTTAGAATTGTATATGAGTATCCAAGTCAGctgaatagagagagacaactgAAAACTGTATTGAAGAGAGAAGCCCTGATAAATTATTTAAATCTTCAATGTTTCAGACTCCATTCATTCTTCTCACCATACCCTGTCCAGGTCCCAAGGtttaatagggtacactactagACCATGTGTGTTGTGGTTTTTCACTGGGTTAACATTTGTAAGTCGCTTctgggataagagcgtctgctaaatgacttaaatgtaaatgtaagagggTACTACGCTTGCCATTGCAGAGCTAGTAGTGAATGTTGCATTATGTGAGTACCATAAATTAGCTGTACGTTTTTGGTCACTTTACTCCAAAAAATGGTGGGACACAGACCACCATAATACATTGTATACAACTACCATGCTTTCATGTTTCACCACATGCTGCTAGTACAAAACCATGGTGTTTTTTTTTCATCGCAGTACCATGGTTCATTTACCATGGTAGCTAACAGACagcaaaaaatgtttttaagggTCTCTACTATGGCAGTAAAATACCATGGTATTTTCCTGCTAGTAATTACAATGAAAAAACTACCATGGCATTTACGATCAGTTTTTTAGTCACTACCTTGGCAGGAAAATTCCATGGCATTTGCACCAATATCATGTATTTTCCTGTTACGGTAGTGATCAAAAATAATAGTAATGCGTTACCatggtattttttattttattttactaccATGCTACATTTTCGTAAGGGACCAACTTTGCCACGATTCATGTACAGTGAAgtaatataaataaatgtgatttttaGAGCTCTCAATGATTGATTGCATAATGTACCCAAAATATTTCAGCTTGTGAGTGTGATATGGGGGTTGGAGCTATGTTTTACTTCTAAACAATGGCAACAGCGCCATATTGATCTGAGCCTTGCTGTCGAACCATATTAGTGTCCGACTTTCATCAGTTGCAGAAACACGCCCCTCTGAATTCACCTTCCTCCTTTCGTTTTCACTCGGTTGTTTTCGTTTTCAGTCGGTTGTTTTCGCCATTACGTCGATGCACGGCGCGGCCCATCGACGACGTATGGACAACGTACACAATGGGCGTTCACGTCTCCTGAAAAGTATCTCTGGAGAAAACTACAATCGGTTCTCAAACTACAAACTGGCCTGTGGGTCCTTCATAACGGAGAATTTTATCGCTGACGATTTATAGAAATGTAAAATATTGAATGAAAATAAAGCAAATACACGTTAAACAAAGACTCGGTCTTCAAAAAGTGATGGTTTTATGTAATACTTGGTGTGATTATTGTTATTTAATGGAATGGTTTTGTCCTTAGTTGAGACTTTAATTAGACGAACCGCTTCAGGCAATGAGGAAGACACATGCCCGCTTCCTTTTCCGCCACACAGTTTAAACTGGCAGTTATTGTTGTGGAGGTCTGGGATTGAAGTTTTTGTAGATGGATTTTCCCGATCCTTCGTGTTATTCAGGCAAATAAGACAACTATAAGCCATTTACATGTAGCACTTCTTATCACACGTACAGTGTAGTGTTCATTTAGTAAAACGGGCGAAACGCGGGTGTAAAGTCTACCGAGATGTCTCTGCcaccggagaaagcatctgaACTAAAGCAGATCATACACAACCATCTGATCAAGGTAGCTAGTTACCGAAGCATTTAAAATGATCATTACCAATCTGATAGCTATGAAGtctttaaaactcgttttttcaaccactccacaaatgtcttgttaacaaactattgtttcagcaagtcggttaggacgtctactttgtgcatgacacaagtcatgcACAGATTGATTCACTGTATCTAGCTATGTACAGGGAAACACTTCTAGTTAAAGAGAGACTGTTGCCATTGAGGGAGAACAGCCAGGAGTTGAACCATTCTGTTCTAAGATTTAGTGACTAGTAGTAACGTGTGTTTTGTCAGATGAACATCCATAGGAAGATCAGGGATGTGTTGGCGGAGACCGTGAGAGAGGATCTAGACCCTGGACATAGCTCTCTGTCTGAGGAGGACTTCCTCCGGGCTCTGCAACGCAGGGGAATCGTAGACGATGTCATGAAGGATCTTCATTTCTCCAAGGTGAGTTGTGGGAAATCCTCCGTTCAGCACGTTTTGTTATCGGAGGTTGAATGCAGCTTTCTACATAAGTTCAGAGAGGACATGAATATACACAAAAAATGTATTCCCTtgttatgttgagatcacaacttaTCTCATGGTCACTACATAACAACGTTGTTTAAGTGAGACCACGAGATAATCGATAGTACCACGCATCATCCATTTACTTGTTCAGATGCACCATGTAGGATTTAAACCACTTCATCAAGGCCCTGTGGCTGTATTGGTCACAATGCACTCCTGGGCATTTAAGCCCGGCCAATGCCTGACAAAGCAGTCCTGTCTCCCAGTCTGTGTACGCCCCCAAGACCACAGCCAATCGCATGCAAGGAACAAACGCAGCTAGCTTGGCTAGTTAGCTGGATCGTCTTACTAGAAAGTTGTCTATGCTGATTGTTAGCTTGCATAACTGATATGTATAGTTATAATGGACACTATTTGTTTTGTGGATAATATTTAAAATGTACAGTGGATCAACTCCCATTCTGATAGGCTGATCAGATTCAATTTCAGCCTCAGAGGCTGATGAATCTGGATGCTGCCTTTAGAGGCTGTTTCATAGGTCAAGCTTCTTGCAGGCTGGGATTAGCTGTAATAAAATTGGTTTATAGGGTTGATGCATATAATCTAGAGTAGTTGTG encodes:
- the LOC135567222 gene encoding centrosomal protein of 76 kDa-like, whose protein sequence is MSLPPEKASELKQIIHNHLIKMNIHRKIRDVLAETVREDLDPGHSSLSEEDFLRALQRRGIVDDVMKDLHFSKGL